Proteins found in one Exiguobacterium sp. 9-2 genomic segment:
- a CDS encoding superoxide dismutase produces the protein MSKFELPELGYAYDALEPHIDARTMEIHHTKHHNTYVTNVNTALEGTEHEGKSLEELLQNLDALPANIQTAVRNNGGGHWNHSFFWKLLKKNDGAAPTGELATAIDEAFGSFDAFKDAFAKAATTRFGSGWAWLIVDGGKLAVVSTPNQDTPVMEGKTPILGLDVWEHAYYLNYQNRRPDYINAFFNVVDWDHVAKLYADAK, from the coding sequence ATGTCAAAATTTGAATTACCAGAACTCGGCTACGCTTATGATGCGCTTGAGCCACATATCGATGCTCGTACGATGGAGATTCACCACACGAAACACCACAACACGTATGTCACGAACGTGAATACGGCGCTTGAGGGTACAGAACATGAAGGAAAGTCACTTGAAGAACTTCTTCAAAACTTGGATGCTCTCCCAGCAAACATTCAAACTGCAGTCCGTAACAACGGTGGCGGTCACTGGAACCACTCATTCTTCTGGAAATTGTTGAAGAAGAACGATGGCGCTGCTCCAACAGGGGAACTTGCAACAGCAATCGACGAAGCATTCGGATCATTTGATGCATTCAAAGATGCGTTCGCAAAAGCAGCAACAACTCGTTTCGGTTCTGGTTGGGCTTGGTTGATCGTTGACGGTGGGAAATTGGCAGTCGTTTCGACTCCAAACCAAGATACACCAGTCATGGAAGGCAAAACGCCAATCCTTGGTCTTGATGTTTGGGAACATGCATACTATCTCAACTATCAAAACCGTCGTCCGGATTACATCAATGCATTCTTCAACGTCGTTGATTGGGACCACGTAGCGAAGCTTTACGCTGACGCGAAGTAA
- a CDS encoding peptidoglycan D,D-transpeptidase FtsI family protein, with translation MAKRITVRGRRRNHLPLRLNLMFFVVFLLFAILIFRLGVVQIVNGEKISREVQKTEMTASKYEVPRGKIYDRDGRLLVDTISKYSIVYRRAQSTKVDERIEIAQRLAAIINLPKKDWKVTERDIKDFWVATNTEESDRRYQAAVKKKYPSTEAQSKLSIAEQDQIRLDAITKKDIDYDDKTMEVIAIKHNMEVGYALDPQLVKLGASAKEMAIIDENLEDLKGVSVEPFYERSYPYEGTLRNIFGKYSKIPAEQQAEFKAKGYSLNDRVGTSFLEQQYEDLLRGKPAYDVYETFNGEPVGDPKREEGESGKDLVLTVDAEYNKKVDQIMQQAIKMGRGMGSRYLKEGYAVVMNPQTGEILAMSGQKLDPSTGKFTDVAINNVLTSLQIGSTIKGATVAMGLQEGVIRQNEVINDAPITIGGTKKGSYVNMGPITDLTALERSSNVYMFNIAMRMAKYPSNGIAGASVDGAAAIMQNYYSQFGLGVTTGVDLPYEAKGVQGTPDRVTLLMDRVIGQYDAFTPLQVAQYISTLANGGYRVQPHFLKEVLASNSIEKGTKKVDYSFKTNYLNRIEVSQDNIDHVREGLHRVVKGERGTAKVIAQTGIDAAAKTGTAQVSVYGDDGIALRDGSGQPVRSLNSNLVGWAPYDNPEMAWAVFLPYMEQETVNSKIGHDLVKAYFNVKDVPWQTKPN, from the coding sequence ATGGCTAAACGAATCACCGTACGAGGAAGACGGCGTAATCATCTGCCGCTTCGTCTGAATTTAATGTTCTTCGTCGTTTTTTTATTGTTTGCGATTTTGATTTTCCGTCTAGGAGTCGTTCAAATCGTCAATGGTGAAAAAATTTCGCGGGAAGTCCAAAAAACGGAGATGACTGCATCAAAGTATGAAGTACCACGTGGTAAGATTTATGACCGGGATGGTCGTCTACTTGTCGATACAATTTCTAAATACTCCATTGTATATCGTCGCGCACAATCGACGAAAGTAGATGAACGTATTGAAATCGCGCAGCGTCTCGCAGCAATCATTAATCTGCCTAAAAAAGACTGGAAAGTCACGGAACGTGACATCAAGGATTTTTGGGTCGCGACGAACACGGAAGAGTCGGATCGTCGTTACCAAGCAGCAGTGAAAAAGAAGTATCCTTCAACGGAAGCACAAAGTAAGCTTTCGATTGCGGAACAAGATCAAATCCGCCTGGATGCGATCACGAAAAAAGATATTGATTACGATGATAAGACGATGGAAGTCATTGCGATCAAACATAACATGGAAGTCGGTTATGCGCTTGATCCACAACTCGTCAAGCTCGGTGCGTCTGCAAAAGAGATGGCAATCATCGATGAAAATTTAGAAGATTTGAAAGGTGTATCGGTTGAACCGTTTTACGAACGCTCTTATCCGTATGAAGGAACACTTCGAAACATCTTCGGAAAGTACTCGAAGATTCCGGCAGAACAACAAGCGGAGTTCAAAGCAAAAGGATATAGTTTGAATGATCGTGTCGGGACTTCGTTCCTTGAGCAACAGTACGAAGATCTTCTGCGCGGGAAACCGGCATACGATGTGTACGAAACGTTTAATGGAGAACCGGTCGGTGATCCAAAACGTGAAGAAGGCGAGTCCGGGAAGGACCTCGTTCTAACCGTTGATGCGGAATACAATAAAAAAGTAGATCAAATCATGCAACAAGCGATCAAAATGGGTCGTGGCATGGGTAGTCGTTATTTAAAAGAAGGATATGCCGTCGTCATGAATCCACAAACTGGTGAGATTTTAGCGATGTCAGGTCAAAAGCTTGATCCTTCGACTGGGAAGTTCACGGATGTAGCGATTAATAATGTCTTGACGTCTCTTCAAATCGGTTCAACGATCAAGGGTGCGACAGTTGCGATGGGACTACAGGAAGGTGTCATTCGTCAAAACGAAGTCATCAACGATGCGCCGATCACAATCGGAGGTACAAAAAAAGGATCATATGTTAACATGGGACCGATTACGGATTTAACGGCGCTTGAGCGCTCGTCGAACGTCTATATGTTTAACATTGCGATGCGGATGGCGAAATATCCGAGCAATGGGATTGCTGGTGCGAGCGTGGATGGAGCAGCTGCCATCATGCAGAATTACTATAGTCAGTTCGGTCTTGGGGTGACGACAGGTGTTGATTTGCCTTACGAAGCAAAAGGTGTTCAAGGGACGCCAGACCGTGTCACGTTGTTGATGGACCGAGTCATTGGTCAGTACGATGCCTTTACGCCGCTTCAAGTCGCGCAGTACATTTCAACACTTGCGAACGGTGGTTATCGAGTTCAGCCTCACTTCTTAAAAGAAGTATTGGCGTCGAACTCGATTGAAAAGGGTACGAAAAAAGTCGATTACAGCTTTAAAACGAATTATCTGAACCGGATTGAAGTCAGTCAAGATAATATTGATCATGTCCGGGAAGGGTTGCACCGTGTTGTAAAAGGTGAGCGTGGTACAGCCAAAGTCATCGCACAAACTGGAATCGATGCTGCAGCAAAAACAGGTACTGCACAGGTCAGCGTCTATGGGGATGACGGAATCGCCTTACGTGACGGAAGCGGGCAACCGGTTCGTTCATTGAACTCGAATCTTGTCGGTTGGGCACCGTATGACAATCCAGAGATGGCGTGGGCCGTGTTCCTTCCTTATATGGAACAAGAGACTGTCAACTCGAAAATCGGTCATGATCTTGTCAAAGCGTACTTCAACGTAAAGGACGTACCGTGGCAGACTAAGCCAAATTAA
- a CDS encoding PstS family phosphate ABC transporter substrate-binding protein: protein MSWMKKTALITTVASIAVVGAACGNDKGGSASSSDLKGKIAIDGSSTVFPIMEAVGEEYSTEQPDVNVTVGVSGTGGGFKRFVVGETDLSNASREIKEEEEAEAKKNNIEYTKLSLAYDGLTVAVSKDNTWVKELSLDQLEKIWLDPNVKTWKDVDSSYPAEPLKFFSPGKDSGTFDFFSEKVLEKKDMRKDVQLSEDDNVLVKGVEGTKGAIGYFGYAYYAENKDKLKEVPLSAEGKDAVDPTPETIKDLSYPLSREIYTYVNNKSLNDKKQVADFVKFTNENAGDLAEEVGYIKMPQDRYDENTKAIEDAMK from the coding sequence ATGTCTTGGATGAAAAAAACAGCACTCATTACAACGGTAGCATCAATCGCAGTAGTGGGGGCAGCATGTGGTAACGATAAAGGCGGTTCTGCTAGTTCATCTGATTTAAAAGGGAAAATCGCAATCGACGGTTCTTCTACAGTCTTCCCGATCATGGAAGCTGTCGGTGAAGAATATTCAACGGAACAACCTGACGTAAATGTCACAGTCGGTGTCTCTGGTACGGGTGGCGGATTCAAACGCTTCGTCGTCGGTGAAACGGATCTTTCGAACGCATCGCGTGAAATTAAAGAAGAAGAAGAAGCTGAAGCGAAAAAGAACAACATCGAATATACAAAACTTTCACTTGCATATGATGGTCTAACTGTTGCAGTCAGCAAAGATAATACATGGGTAAAAGAACTCTCGCTTGATCAACTCGAAAAGATTTGGCTCGATCCAAACGTTAAGACTTGGAAAGATGTTGATTCTTCTTATCCGGCTGAACCACTGAAGTTCTTCAGCCCAGGGAAAGATTCAGGAACATTCGACTTCTTCTCTGAAAAAGTACTTGAGAAGAAAGACATGCGTAAAGACGTTCAACTGTCTGAGGACGATAACGTACTCGTCAAAGGGGTTGAAGGAACGAAAGGTGCGATCGGTTACTTCGGTTATGCCTACTACGCTGAAAATAAAGATAAGTTAAAAGAAGTACCACTTTCAGCTGAAGGAAAAGATGCTGTCGATCCAACACCAGAAACAATCAAGGATTTATCTTACCCGCTGTCACGTGAAATCTACACGTACGTCAACAACAAATCATTGAACGATAAAAAACAGGTGGCAGACTTCGTGAAATTCACGAACGAAAACGCTGGAGATTTAGCTGAAGAGGTCGGTTATATCAAAATGCCACAAGATCGTTACGATGAAAACACAAAAGCAATCGAAGATGCAATGAAATAA
- the pstC gene encoding phosphate ABC transporter permease subunit PstC produces MNSTPNKSVRELIQQNRQQKFSVKNVMERIMPIVLFLCAFVSVVTTIGIILTLVIETEHFFEVVPFKEFFGSTSWYPLNSQPEYGIWPLVVGTLEITVIAMLVAVPIGLTSAIYLSEYASDRARRILKPILEVLAGVPTIVFGFFALTFVTPLLVKLIPGIQIYNALSPGIVVGIMIIPMIASISEDAMSSVPKKIRDGALALGSTRLEVALKVVVPAALSGIIASIVLGMSRAIGETMIVTIAGGSNPTAAVNPLEPVQTMTAYIVQVALGDAGFGTVEYYSIYAVGTLLFVFTLLMNLLANWITRRFREEY; encoded by the coding sequence ATGAATTCAACACCCAATAAATCGGTTCGCGAGCTGATTCAACAGAACCGACAGCAAAAATTCAGTGTGAAAAACGTCATGGAACGCATCATGCCGATCGTTTTATTTCTGTGTGCGTTCGTCTCGGTCGTTACGACCATCGGCATCATTCTCACGTTAGTCATTGAAACCGAGCATTTCTTTGAAGTCGTTCCGTTCAAGGAATTTTTCGGCAGTACGAGCTGGTATCCACTGAACTCTCAACCAGAGTATGGGATTTGGCCGCTTGTCGTCGGTACACTTGAGATTACCGTGATTGCGATGCTAGTTGCCGTGCCGATCGGCCTCACGTCTGCGATTTATTTAAGTGAGTATGCGTCAGACCGTGCACGCCGTATCTTAAAACCGATTTTAGAAGTCTTAGCTGGTGTTCCGACGATCGTTTTCGGATTCTTCGCGTTGACGTTCGTCACACCACTACTCGTTAAATTAATTCCAGGCATTCAAATCTACAATGCGCTCAGTCCGGGGATCGTCGTCGGTATCATGATCATTCCAATGATCGCCTCGATTTCTGAGGATGCGATGAGCTCTGTTCCTAAAAAAATTCGTGACGGTGCGCTTGCTCTTGGTTCGACACGTCTTGAAGTCGCATTAAAAGTCGTTGTTCCCGCTGCCTTGTCCGGAATCATTGCTTCAATCGTACTCGGAATGTCTCGAGCAATTGGTGAGACGATGATCGTGACGATCGCTGGTGGTTCGAATCCGACAGCTGCTGTTAATCCACTCGAGCCGGTCCAGACGATGACTGCGTATATCGTTCAGGTCGCTTTAGGCGATGCTGGATTTGGAACAGTTGAATATTACAGTATCTATGCGGTTGGTACGCTCTTGTTCGTCTTTACGTTATTGATGAACTTACTCGCGAACTGGATCACACGCCGCTTCAGAGAGGAGTATTAA
- the pstA gene encoding phosphate ABC transporter permease PstA, whose amino-acid sequence MALPEKQPVTKKFIDPVAVKKSISQRLVVNNVTKVIFLVGLFFGLVVLGILLFGVIRDGASWLSLEFLQNAPSRRAERAGIYPALMGSIFLMLLIIPMIFIIGVGAAIYLEEYAKKSRMTSFIEVNISNLAGVPSIVFGLLGLTFFVRNMGFGSTLIAGALTLALMSLPVVIVSSQEAIRAVPQAMRHASLALGASKWQTTFKVVLPASLPGVITGIILAVSRAIGETAPLIMVGAAIFIARAPEGIFSEFTALPIQIYNWTSRPQADFQGLAAAGIIILMVILLTMNSLAIWIRNRFSKRY is encoded by the coding sequence ATGGCCTTACCAGAAAAGCAACCTGTCACAAAAAAATTCATCGACCCGGTCGCAGTTAAGAAATCCATTAGCCAACGCCTCGTCGTCAACAATGTAACGAAAGTCATTTTCCTCGTCGGTCTGTTTTTCGGTCTCGTCGTCTTAGGTATTCTCCTATTCGGCGTCATCCGTGACGGTGCTTCGTGGTTATCACTTGAATTTCTACAAAACGCACCATCTCGTCGTGCGGAACGTGCCGGAATCTATCCAGCGTTAATGGGATCGATCTTCTTGATGCTCCTGATCATCCCGATGATTTTCATCATTGGTGTTGGAGCAGCAATTTATTTAGAAGAATATGCAAAAAAGAGTCGGATGACATCGTTCATCGAGGTCAATATCTCGAACCTCGCAGGTGTTCCGTCGATCGTCTTTGGATTACTCGGATTAACGTTCTTCGTCCGTAATATGGGCTTCGGTTCGACGTTGATTGCTGGAGCTTTGACACTCGCATTGATGAGTCTTCCGGTCGTCATCGTTTCTTCTCAAGAAGCAATTCGCGCCGTGCCACAAGCGATGCGCCATGCATCACTCGCACTCGGTGCATCGAAATGGCAAACGACGTTCAAAGTCGTTCTTCCGGCATCACTTCCGGGAGTCATTACAGGAATCATCTTAGCTGTATCCCGAGCGATCGGTGAGACAGCACCGTTGATCATGGTCGGAGCTGCCATTTTCATCGCCCGTGCGCCAGAAGGGATCTTTTCAGAGTTCACGGCATTACCGATTCAAATCTATAACTGGACAAGTCGTCCACAAGCGGACTTCCAAGGTCTTGCAGCAGCAGGAATCATCATCTTGATGGTCATTCTCTTGACGATGAACTCGCTTGCGATCTGGATCCGGAACCGATTTTCTAAACGCTATTAA
- the pstB gene encoding phosphate ABC transporter ATP-binding protein PstB: MNQPVVARESVYNVKNLNLWYGDDHALKDVNLDIKKNEVTAIIGPSGCGKSTFIKTLNRMVELVPIVRTNGVIEYHGRNIFEKEYGVEELRTSVGMVFQQPNPFPKSIYDNIAYGPRVHGVKNKKILDEIVERSLRRAAIWDEVKDRLNENAYGLSGGQQQRLCIARCLAIEPDVILMDEPTSALDPISTLKVEELVQELKSDYSIIIVTHNMQQAARVSDKTAFFLNGEVVEFDQTDRIFGNPTDKRTEDYISGRFG; encoded by the coding sequence ATGAACCAACCAGTAGTAGCACGCGAGAGCGTCTATAACGTTAAAAACTTAAATTTATGGTACGGTGACGATCACGCGCTTAAAGATGTCAATCTTGATATCAAAAAAAATGAAGTTACGGCAATTATTGGACCGTCAGGATGCGGTAAATCGACATTCATCAAAACATTGAACCGGATGGTCGAACTCGTTCCGATCGTGCGGACGAATGGTGTCATTGAGTATCACGGACGTAATATCTTTGAAAAAGAGTATGGTGTTGAAGAATTACGGACGTCTGTCGGAATGGTCTTTCAGCAACCGAATCCATTCCCAAAATCAATTTACGATAACATCGCATATGGTCCACGTGTCCATGGCGTTAAAAACAAAAAAATCCTTGATGAGATCGTGGAACGTAGTTTACGCCGAGCAGCGATTTGGGATGAAGTCAAAGATCGCTTAAATGAAAATGCCTATGGTCTTTCGGGTGGTCAACAACAACGTCTCTGTATCGCGCGTTGCCTCGCGATCGAGCCGGATGTCATTTTGATGGATGAGCCGACATCGGCACTGGACCCGATTTCTACATTAAAAGTAGAAGAACTCGTCCAAGAGTTGAAATCGGACTACTCAATTATCATCGTCACGCACAACATGCAGCAAGCTGCACGTGTATCTGACAAAACAGCATTCTTCTTGAATGGTGAAGTCGTCGAGTTCGATCAAACAGACCGGATCTTTGGAAATCCGACCGACAAACGGACGGAAGATTACATTTCAGGACGATTCGGATAA
- the phoU gene encoding phosphate signaling complex protein PhoU, whose protein sequence is MAANRTIFGENLAILDQKVFLLARKTMQQIATTAEALEKYDQDIARGVIANDNELDDLELEINDDAILLIAKQQPVATDLRRIITAMKISSDLERIADYAGNISKAVLRVETFPYVIDISLLKEAFETLLDMTETAIVAYRDGDVEKAKALSDLDNVIDETTYKALRQYMRHMSLQPIVVDEVMQFTNICRYIERMGDHLTNVGEHLIYLEKGKHYDLNG, encoded by the coding sequence ATGGCAGCGAACCGTACAATTTTTGGAGAAAACCTTGCAATACTCGATCAAAAAGTCTTTTTACTAGCACGAAAAACGATGCAACAAATCGCAACGACAGCAGAGGCGCTCGAAAAATATGATCAAGATATCGCACGTGGTGTCATTGCGAACGACAATGAACTCGATGATCTTGAACTCGAAATCAACGATGATGCGATCCTCTTAATCGCGAAGCAACAACCAGTTGCGACGGATTTACGACGGATCATCACGGCGATGAAGATTTCATCGGATCTCGAGCGGATTGCGGATTATGCAGGAAATATTTCAAAAGCAGTCCTTCGTGTCGAAACATTTCCATACGTCATCGATATCTCCTTGTTGAAGGAAGCGTTTGAGACATTACTCGATATGACGGAAACCGCAATCGTTGCATATCGTGATGGAGATGTCGAAAAAGCAAAAGCACTGTCTGATCTCGACAATGTCATCGATGAGACGACATACAAGGCGCTCCGTCAGTATATGCGTCATATGTCCTTGCAACCGATCGTTGTCGATGAAGTCATGCAATTCACGAACATTTGCCGATATATCGAGCGAATGGGTGACCACTTGACGAACGTCGGGGAACATCTGATCTATCTCGAAAAAGGAAAACATTATGATTTAAATGGGTGA
- a CDS encoding DUF4912 domain-containing protein — protein sequence MLEQIIKMKEQGLTTKQIAAQLDTTEGKIKYAWTKYRKSLTDQPTVEAPKVKSKTVKQTKKSTAPVLDVVPSVQVMPSLERDAFGMATHYEDDILHAIVQSPTALYVYWELSELSKQLLETHYHTTFDSFRKELRIIDVTLVDYEQGQANRTYQFELPEMTNAWFVRPVAPNTTYIIEWGIQTIDGDFVPVLRSKPVETPRDEPVTDGRFAEVVHHWQYGEVEQPEWVEVLRPYSYFDRVR from the coding sequence ATGCTTGAGCAAATCATTAAAATGAAAGAACAAGGGCTGACAACAAAACAAATCGCAGCTCAATTGGATACGACTGAAGGAAAAATTAAATATGCTTGGACCAAATATCGTAAATCATTGACAGATCAACCAACTGTAGAAGCACCGAAAGTAAAATCAAAAACTGTCAAACAGACCAAAAAGTCGACTGCACCGGTATTAGATGTCGTACCGTCTGTGCAAGTGATGCCATCACTCGAACGTGATGCGTTTGGAATGGCGACGCATTATGAAGATGATATTCTCCATGCGATCGTTCAGTCACCGACTGCGTTATATGTCTACTGGGAATTGTCTGAACTGTCGAAACAGTTGTTAGAAACGCATTATCACACGACATTTGATTCGTTCCGTAAAGAGTTACGCATCATTGACGTCACACTCGTCGATTACGAACAAGGACAAGCGAATCGTACGTATCAGTTCGAACTGCCTGAGATGACGAATGCTTGGTTCGTTCGACCAGTTGCCCCGAATACTACATACATCATTGAATGGGGCATTCAAACGATTGATGGAGATTTCGTTCCAGTACTACGTTCGAAACCAGTCGAGACACCACGTGACGAACCAGTCACAGACGGACGCTTCGCCGAAGTCGTGCATCATTGGCAATACGGTGAGGTCGAACAGCCGGAATGGGTCGAGGTATTACGCCCGTATTCTTATTTCGATCGCGTCCGATAA
- a CDS encoding 1,4-alpha-glucan branching protein domain-containing protein — protein MRKGYFSLVLHAHLPYIRHEEAHRLEERWMYEAISETYIPLLWEVDRLSRPLGWTVSISPPVIEMLADPLIQDRYIEHIEDTLRLIRQELERELDQKERDALLFYQDRYQDLLNTFLHWEKDLNRAFRHYKEQGYLDLITCTATHGFSPHMLSEQAARSEIQTGLNCFERHYGFRPSGLWMPECAYTPGLDRILYEEGIRYTFVDEHSILNADPAPKHGIGAPVYSPHGVALFPRDQIISGKIWSSVIGYPGHPDYREFYRDLAYDREWDQIAEFMHPEGLRYDTGLKLHRVTGETDQKDYYVRDWAWQRTSEHAADFAQALGEHLDAYQGQDFPPFLVTAPFDAELFGHWWFEGPDFLGKAMERLEDQAIESISPAMFLERHFQDIDTAHVAMGTWGRKGYAEVWINERNDWMIRHLHQLEKRLAGIVARNRHQDALTVKAKRQLIREYLLAVSSDWPFILDGQTTAQYAANRFREHILRFEETERRLDAQELTMDWLEGRYQQYPFLQDEDIEPDVFLTAHDYYVAVKRDATLNKDGILMFTRDYEQSHRPVRDVARRLAAAGENVYVVTEHPEAYRFEEGVHVYGVQVTGLPIVQTYNQLAALNLAFLRQAQALAKIVDFQVVHNFNMETASAAQAIAKMKELPLVSNVYDVESERSPDRSGGLVVALKRLEGDALRQSAVVYLEREESRNGVEQEYHVEKKPLRFEENLEKPYQHVTNPKKNG, from the coding sequence ATGCGAAAAGGATATTTTTCACTCGTCTTACATGCACACTTACCATATATCCGTCATGAAGAGGCGCATCGTCTCGAGGAACGGTGGATGTATGAAGCGATTTCAGAAACCTACATTCCATTATTGTGGGAAGTCGACCGCTTATCACGTCCGCTCGGTTGGACAGTCAGTATTTCACCGCCGGTCATCGAGATGCTTGCCGATCCACTGATTCAAGACCGCTACATCGAGCATATCGAGGACACATTACGTTTGATTCGTCAGGAACTGGAGCGAGAGCTTGACCAAAAGGAACGAGATGCTCTTTTATTCTATCAAGACCGCTATCAAGATTTATTGAATACGTTCCTTCACTGGGAAAAAGATTTGAACCGGGCATTCCGCCATTACAAAGAGCAAGGCTATCTTGATTTGATCACCTGTACGGCGACACACGGGTTCAGTCCTCACATGTTGTCTGAACAAGCGGCGCGCTCTGAAATTCAGACAGGCTTGAACTGTTTTGAACGCCATTACGGATTCCGTCCATCAGGTCTTTGGATGCCGGAATGTGCCTATACGCCAGGACTTGATCGAATTTTATATGAGGAAGGCATTCGCTATACGTTCGTCGATGAACATTCGATTTTAAACGCCGATCCAGCACCAAAACACGGAATTGGAGCACCCGTCTATTCTCCACACGGTGTAGCACTCTTCCCGCGTGATCAAATCATTTCCGGAAAAATCTGGAGTTCTGTCATCGGATATCCGGGACATCCTGATTATCGTGAGTTTTATCGGGATCTCGCGTATGATCGGGAATGGGATCAAATTGCTGAGTTCATGCATCCGGAAGGCTTACGTTATGATACCGGTTTGAAATTGCATCGTGTAACAGGTGAGACGGATCAAAAAGACTATTACGTACGTGACTGGGCATGGCAACGAACAAGTGAGCATGCAGCAGATTTTGCTCAAGCACTTGGTGAACATTTAGATGCATATCAAGGACAAGACTTCCCGCCATTTCTCGTCACAGCACCATTTGATGCTGAATTGTTTGGTCACTGGTGGTTCGAAGGACCTGATTTCCTTGGTAAAGCGATGGAACGTCTAGAGGATCAGGCGATTGAGTCGATTTCACCAGCTATGTTCCTCGAACGTCACTTCCAAGACATCGATACGGCACATGTCGCGATGGGAACGTGGGGACGAAAAGGCTATGCGGAAGTCTGGATCAACGAGCGCAACGACTGGATGATTCGCCATCTCCACCAGCTCGAAAAGAGACTAGCAGGAATCGTTGCGCGAAATCGTCATCAAGATGCATTGACTGTCAAGGCGAAACGCCAGCTCATTCGAGAATATCTACTTGCTGTCTCAAGTGACTGGCCGTTCATTTTAGACGGACAGACGACAGCACAGTACGCTGCGAACCGGTTCCGTGAGCATATCTTACGTTTTGAAGAAACCGAACGTCGTCTCGATGCACAAGAATTAACGATGGACTGGTTGGAAGGGCGTTATCAACAATATCCGTTCTTGCAAGATGAAGACATTGAACCAGATGTTTTCTTAACGGCTCATGACTATTATGTTGCGGTCAAACGCGATGCTACTTTGAACAAGGATGGTATTCTAATGTTCACTCGGGATTACGAACAATCTCACCGTCCAGTTCGTGATGTAGCTAGACGACTAGCGGCAGCGGGAGAGAACGTCTACGTCGTAACGGAACATCCTGAAGCGTATCGATTCGAGGAGGGTGTGCATGTATACGGGGTACAAGTGACAGGTCTACCGATCGTTCAAACATACAATCAACTGGCTGCGTTAAATCTAGCCTTCTTGCGTCAGGCGCAAGCCTTGGCGAAGATCGTTGACTTCCAAGTCGTCCATAACTTCAATATGGAAACAGCATCAGCTGCCCAGGCAATCGCCAAGATGAAAGAGTTGCCACTAGTCAGTAATGTTTATGATGTCGAGAGTGAGCGTTCTCCGGATCGTTCAGGTGGTCTGGTCGTTGCGTTAAAACGACTTGAAGGAGACGCATTGCGTCAATCGGCTGTCGTTTATCTAGAACGGGAAGAGTCACGCAACGGGGTGGAACAGGAGTATCACGTTGAAAAGAAACCCCTTCGTTTTGAAGAGAACCTTGAAAAACCATATCAACACGTGACGAATCCGAAAAAGAACGGATGA
- the rpmG gene encoding 50S ribosomal protein L33, translating to MRVKITLACTETGDRTYITKKNKRNNPERLELKKYNPRLRKHTLHREVK from the coding sequence ATGCGCGTTAAAATCACATTAGCTTGCACTGAAACTGGTGACCGTACTTATATCACTAAAAAGAACAAGCGTAACAACCCAGAGCGTCTTGAGTTGAAGAAATACAACCCACGTCTCCGTAAACACACACTTCACCGTGAAGTGAAATAA
- a CDS encoding 5-formyltetrahydrofolate cyclo-ligase produces the protein MNKQEVRRLIKERLDVMENRAEKERLIHEHVLLLPEWQQATCVAITLAFRNECDTSILIKQAWQEDKTVLIPKVVGEEMVFYEYRPEDQLQHNQMGIAEPMDSARRTTLDQAGFCLVPGRAYRRDGYRLGWGGGYYDRALVTYTGCKVSIAFSEQLFPDFEVEDFDIPVDLIVTDQEVIRC, from the coding sequence ATGAACAAACAAGAAGTACGCCGTCTGATCAAAGAAAGATTAGATGTGATGGAGAACCGTGCTGAAAAGGAACGGTTAATACACGAACATGTTTTGTTATTGCCTGAATGGCAACAAGCGACTTGTGTCGCAATCACGTTAGCATTTCGAAATGAATGTGATACAAGCATATTGATTAAACAAGCGTGGCAAGAGGACAAGACGGTCTTGATACCGAAAGTAGTCGGAGAAGAGATGGTCTTTTATGAATACAGACCAGAAGATCAATTGCAGCATAATCAGATGGGAATCGCAGAACCAATGGATTCAGCTCGTCGCACTACACTTGATCAAGCGGGATTTTGTCTCGTTCCGGGACGCGCCTATCGACGAGATGGCTATCGCTTAGGGTGGGGAGGCGGTTATTATGATCGTGCACTCGTAACATACACAGGTTGTAAAGTATCCATCGCCTTTTCAGAACAGCTCTTTCCAGATTTTGAAGTGGAGGACTTCGATATCCCAGTTGATCTCATCGTCACGGACCAAGAGGTTATCCGATGTTAA